A window of the Thermoleophilia bacterium SCSIO 60948 genome harbors these coding sequences:
- a CDS encoding AarF/ABC1/UbiB kinase family protein → MAGVPTTAAADDVALAEAARVWALELPAVRREIAREASGLAQPRIWTDTVGALATTAWRAVSAAAPDAPVVLLTAAARAMGAPIAPPDASAGTVKRAQRLVRAGGPAYIKLGQFIASADGLLPRDWVEAFAWCRDDAPPIDFAVVEDLIAREIGADALAELDPEPLAAGSIGQVHVAKTASGEEVVVKVRRPGLRSKLRSDIGGLALGAAAAERLHEGIRFANLGGFLELFAQLTLEELDFRLEAQNLVESAAIFEGAGMDFVRVPRPLPELVTKRVVVMERVPGVSYDKAPEVLGADVDGERLLRVAIGGVLTATIVHGVFHGDLHAGNVLVTPDGDFSLVDFGICGRLDERQRGEVARYLMAFAASDAAGQIDALAELGAIPPTADRDALLAELTAEVERLERREDGAVTFERLGDSVGRLLRVLARNGFRMPKDLVLFFKNLLYLSSFAAAIAPGADLFEAVQGAVGDVGSTPADDAIEPAAQSA, encoded by the coding sequence ATGGCAGGGGTGCCAACCACCGCAGCGGCGGACGACGTCGCGCTGGCCGAGGCCGCTCGCGTCTGGGCGCTCGAGCTGCCCGCGGTGCGCCGCGAGATCGCGCGCGAGGCCTCCGGACTCGCGCAGCCGCGGATCTGGACCGACACCGTCGGAGCGCTGGCGACGACCGCCTGGCGCGCCGTCTCCGCGGCCGCGCCCGACGCGCCGGTCGTCCTGCTCACCGCCGCCGCCCGCGCGATGGGGGCGCCGATCGCGCCGCCCGACGCCTCGGCGGGCACGGTCAAGCGCGCGCAGCGACTCGTCCGCGCCGGCGGTCCCGCCTACATCAAGCTCGGCCAGTTCATCGCCTCCGCCGACGGCCTGCTGCCGCGCGACTGGGTCGAGGCCTTCGCCTGGTGTCGCGACGACGCGCCGCCGATCGACTTCGCGGTCGTGGAGGACCTGATCGCACGCGAGATCGGCGCGGACGCGCTCGCCGAGCTCGATCCCGAGCCGCTCGCCGCAGGTTCGATCGGGCAGGTCCACGTCGCGAAGACCGCGTCGGGCGAAGAGGTCGTGGTCAAGGTTCGTCGGCCGGGCCTGCGCTCGAAGCTTCGCTCGGACATCGGTGGTCTGGCGCTCGGCGCCGCCGCGGCCGAGCGCCTTCACGAAGGGATCCGCTTCGCCAACCTCGGCGGCTTCCTCGAGCTCTTCGCCCAGCTCACGCTCGAGGAGCTCGACTTCCGCCTCGAGGCCCAGAACCTCGTCGAGAGCGCCGCGATCTTCGAAGGCGCCGGGATGGACTTCGTCCGCGTGCCGCGCCCGCTGCCCGAGCTCGTCACGAAGCGCGTCGTCGTCATGGAGCGAGTTCCGGGCGTCTCTTACGACAAGGCACCGGAGGTGCTCGGCGCCGACGTCGACGGCGAGCGCCTGCTCCGCGTCGCGATCGGCGGCGTGCTCACCGCCACGATCGTCCACGGCGTCTTCCACGGCGACCTGCACGCGGGCAACGTCCTCGTCACCCCCGATGGCGACTTCTCGCTCGTCGACTTCGGGATCTGCGGGCGTCTGGACGAGCGCCAGCGCGGGGAGGTCGCCCGCTACCTGATGGCGTTCGCGGCGTCCGACGCCGCCGGCCAGATCGATGCGCTCGCCGAGCTCGGCGCGATCCCGCCGACCGCCGACCGCGACGCGCTGCTCGCCGAGCTGACGGCGGAGGTCGAGCGGCTCGAGCGCCGCGAGGACGGCGCGGTGACCTTCGAGCGCCTCGGCGACTCGGTCGGGCGGCTGTTGCGGGTGCTCGCGCGCAACGGATTCCGGATGCCGAAGGACCTCGTCCTGTTCTTCAAGAACCTGCTCTACCTGTCGAGCTTCGCCGCGGCGATCGCTCCGGGGGCCGACCTCTTCGAGGCCGTCCAGGGCGCCGTCGGCGACGTCGGCTCCACGCCGGCCGACGATGCGATCGAGCCCGCCGCTCAGTCGGCGTAG
- a CDS encoding cytochrome P450 — MTATEATEAIDLGDHDLWSEGPPYELFARLRDEPLHWSPNERYAGEGGFWSVTRYADMRTVTRDFETFSSERRGIFLVDDVGVPLDVQRLQMISMDPPRHDRLKKLVGRAFTPKRIALHEEAVRAIVREILDRFAARESCDLAIEIARPVPARVIGSLLGTPESDDPRLIHWTNVSTAFEDPDIRAGWESSEDEFVDVVAYVEEARKAREAEPRDDLLSALIAAEVDGERLEPYEITTFFLLLLAAGNDSTRATYLATMRALIEHPEQREALLADPGLIENAVEEGLRCFPAFGFMGRTATRDVELGGAEVRAGDRVLLWYIASNRDPEVFDDPERFDVRRENASEHQAFGAGGRHFCLGAALARMELRIWIEETLARWPRMELDGPGERMRSLFLNQWKSMPVRLRP, encoded by the coding sequence ATGACCGCCACCGAAGCGACCGAAGCGATCGATCTCGGCGACCACGATCTGTGGTCCGAGGGGCCGCCATACGAGCTCTTCGCGCGGCTTCGCGACGAGCCCCTCCACTGGAGCCCGAACGAGCGCTACGCCGGCGAGGGAGGCTTCTGGTCGGTCACCCGATATGCGGACATGCGGACCGTGACGCGCGACTTCGAGACGTTCTCCTCGGAGCGTCGAGGGATCTTCCTCGTCGACGACGTCGGCGTTCCGCTCGACGTTCAGCGGTTGCAGATGATCTCGATGGACCCGCCGCGCCACGACCGGCTGAAGAAGCTCGTCGGCCGCGCCTTCACGCCGAAGCGGATCGCGCTCCACGAGGAGGCCGTGCGCGCGATCGTCCGCGAGATCCTGGACCGGTTCGCCGCTCGCGAGAGCTGCGATCTGGCGATCGAGATCGCGCGGCCGGTGCCGGCGCGCGTGATCGGGTCGCTGCTCGGCACGCCGGAGTCCGATGACCCCCGGCTGATCCACTGGACCAACGTCTCGACCGCGTTCGAGGACCCCGACATCCGCGCGGGCTGGGAGAGCTCGGAGGACGAGTTCGTCGACGTCGTCGCCTACGTCGAGGAGGCCCGAAAGGCCCGCGAGGCCGAGCCCCGCGATGACCTGCTGAGCGCGCTGATCGCCGCCGAGGTCGACGGCGAGCGCCTCGAGCCGTACGAGATCACGACCTTCTTCCTCCTTCTGCTGGCGGCGGGGAACGACTCGACCCGCGCGACCTACCTGGCGACGATGCGGGCCCTGATCGAGCACCCCGAGCAACGCGAAGCGCTGCTGGCCGACCCCGGCTTGATCGAGAACGCAGTCGAGGAGGGGCTTCGCTGCTTCCCCGCCTTCGGGTTCATGGGCCGCACGGCGACCCGCGACGTCGAGCTCGGCGGCGCGGAGGTCAGAGCCGGCGACCGTGTCCTGCTCTGGTACATCGCCTCGAACCGCGACCCCGAGGTCTTCGACGATCCCGAGCGCTTCGACGTCCGCCGCGAGAACGCCTCCGAGCATCAGGCCTTCGGCGCCGGCGGACGGCACTTCTGCCTCGGTGCCGCCCTCGCTCGGATGGAGCTTCGGATCTGGATCGAGGAGACGCTCGCGCGCTGGCCGCGGATGGAGCTCGACGGCCCCGGCGAGCGGATGCGCTCGCTGTTCCTCAACCAGTGGAAGTCGATGCCGGTGCGGCTGCGGCCCTGA
- a CDS encoding zinc-binding dehydrogenase, giving the protein MRAVVCQHAELDVREVPDPEPGPGQVLLEVARCGICGSDLHAREGMDEWAEMVAKVGYERFARRDDPVVFGHEFSGRVAGYGPDTRRDSEEGELVVALPLVRGPDGIDSTGLSPHAPGAYAERVVVQESMMTAVPNGLAEDIATLTEPMAVALHAVRRGEVGRGDVAIVIGCGPIGLGVILMLKARGVANVVASDPSAARRRLAERCGADIVIDPTVNSPYEDRAGKGWLLDLPSAFGLAIDVREKLERLPVGWWHAWRLGEKLGQAPKRPVIFECVGVPGMIGSVLDEAPLYSRVVVVGVCVGTDHFTPAMAINKEIDLRFVLAYTPLEYRDTLMMLAEGKCDPAPLITGHVGLDGVANAFDVLGAAEDHAKILIDPRSDAAAPAPA; this is encoded by the coding sequence ATGCGAGCGGTCGTCTGCCAGCACGCGGAGCTCGACGTGCGCGAGGTCCCCGACCCCGAGCCCGGACCGGGTCAGGTCCTGCTCGAGGTCGCGCGCTGCGGGATCTGCGGCTCGGACCTCCACGCCCGCGAGGGCATGGACGAATGGGCCGAGATGGTCGCCAAGGTCGGTTACGAGCGCTTCGCCCGCCGCGACGACCCGGTGGTCTTCGGGCACGAGTTCAGCGGCCGAGTCGCGGGCTATGGACCCGACACACGGCGCGACTCGGAAGAGGGCGAGCTGGTCGTGGCGCTGCCGTTGGTCCGCGGCCCGGACGGGATCGACTCGACCGGCCTCTCCCCGCACGCGCCCGGCGCCTACGCCGAGCGCGTCGTGGTGCAGGAGTCGATGATGACGGCGGTACCGAACGGCCTCGCCGAGGACATCGCGACCCTGACCGAGCCGATGGCCGTCGCGCTCCACGCCGTCCGCCGCGGCGAGGTCGGCCGCGGCGACGTGGCGATCGTGATCGGCTGCGGCCCGATCGGGCTCGGGGTGATCCTGATGCTGAAGGCGCGTGGCGTCGCGAACGTCGTCGCGAGCGATCCGTCGGCGGCGCGTCGCCGGCTCGCCGAGCGCTGCGGCGCCGACATCGTCATCGACCCGACGGTCAACTCGCCGTATGAAGACCGCGCCGGCAAGGGCTGGCTCCTCGATCTCCCGTCGGCGTTCGGGCTCGCGATCGACGTGCGCGAGAAGCTCGAGCGGCTGCCCGTCGGCTGGTGGCACGCGTGGCGGCTCGGCGAGAAGCTCGGTCAGGCGCCGAAGCGTCCCGTGATCTTCGAGTGCGTCGGCGTGCCTGGGATGATCGGCTCCGTCCTCGACGAGGCGCCGCTCTATTCACGCGTCGTCGTGGTCGGCGTCTGCGTCGGCACCGACCACTTCACCCCGGCGATGGCGATCAACAAGGAGATCGACCTGCGCTTCGTGCTCGCATACACGCCGCTCGAGTACCGCGACACGCTGATGATGCTCGCCGAGGGCAAATGCGATCCGGCCCCGCTGATCACCGGCCACGTCGGGCTCGACGGCGTCGCGAACGCGTTCGACGTCCTCGGCGCGGCCGAGGACCACGCGAAGATCCTGATCGACCCGCGAAGCGACGCGGCCGCTCCGGCGCCGGCCTAG
- a CDS encoding phosphatidylserine/phosphatidylglycerophosphate/cardiolipin synthase family protein, which translates to MGILGRRDRDLARFARRTALGVGAAQAAVVAGLTATDAWRKRVRPQRATFPRSAPAEFAVGSDEVKVYAYGADLYEDMLAAIDSARHRVMFESFIVKGDELGERFKRALIEAAERGVEVYVIYDGFANLVVRRSFFDFPSSVHVLRYPALKPGMLLLDVRKSGRDHRKLLAVDGLVGFVGGYNVGSAYATQWRDTHLRVKGPSAWGLENAFIDFWNDHAGSSRPRLPEEGSVDWEPRVRVHRNLPSQLIYPIRGVYLEAIDRARERVAITQPYFIPDREMMRALLGAARRGVTVDVLVPATSNHVVADWLSRGFYTQLLEGGVRMWLYEDAMVHAKTMTIDGLWSTVGTANIDRLSLTGNYEINLEVFDDGLADHLERIFRTDLTNAHRLTLGDWQGRSLGAKFVEGLLAPLRPLM; encoded by the coding sequence ATGGGGATTCTCGGAAGACGCGATCGTGACCTCGCGAGGTTCGCTCGAAGGACGGCACTCGGCGTCGGAGCCGCGCAGGCGGCCGTGGTAGCGGGGCTGACTGCGACCGACGCGTGGCGCAAGCGAGTGCGGCCGCAGCGCGCGACCTTTCCGCGCAGCGCGCCGGCCGAGTTCGCGGTCGGATCCGACGAGGTCAAGGTCTACGCCTACGGGGCGGACCTCTACGAGGACATGCTGGCCGCGATCGACTCCGCCCGGCACCGCGTCATGTTCGAGTCGTTCATCGTCAAGGGCGACGAGCTCGGCGAGCGCTTCAAGCGGGCCCTGATCGAGGCCGCCGAGCGCGGGGTCGAGGTCTACGTGATCTACGACGGGTTCGCGAACCTCGTCGTCCGTCGCTCGTTCTTCGACTTCCCGAGCTCGGTCCACGTCCTTCGCTATCCGGCACTCAAGCCGGGCATGCTGCTGCTCGACGTCCGCAAGTCGGGTCGCGACCACCGCAAGCTGCTCGCGGTCGACGGCCTGGTCGGCTTCGTCGGCGGCTACAACGTCGGCAGCGCGTACGCGACGCAGTGGCGCGACACGCACCTGCGCGTCAAGGGGCCCTCGGCCTGGGGGCTCGAGAACGCGTTCATCGACTTCTGGAACGACCACGCCGGGTCGTCGCGGCCGCGGCTGCCCGAGGAGGGCTCGGTCGACTGGGAGCCGCGCGTGCGCGTGCACCGCAACCTGCCCTCGCAGCTCATCTATCCGATCCGCGGCGTCTACCTCGAGGCGATCGACCGCGCCCGCGAGCGGGTCGCGATCACCCAGCCCTACTTCATCCCCGACCGCGAGATGATGCGGGCGTTGCTCGGCGCCGCCCGTCGCGGGGTCACGGTCGACGTCCTCGTCCCGGCGACCTCCAACCACGTCGTCGCCGACTGGCTCTCGCGCGGCTTCTACACCCAGCTGCTCGAGGGCGGGGTGCGGATGTGGCTGTACGAGGACGCGATGGTCCACGCGAAGACGATGACGATCGACGGGCTCTGGAGCACTGTCGGCACCGCCAACATCGACCGCCTCAGCCTGACCGGCAACTACGAGATCAACCTCGAGGTCTTCGACGACGGCCTCGCTGACCACCTCGAGCGGATCTTCCGCACCGACCTCACCAACGCTCACCGGCTCACCCTCGGCGACTGGCAGGGCAGATCGCTGGGGGCGAAGTTCGTCGAGGGACTGCTGGCGCCGCTGCGACCGCTGATGTAG
- a CDS encoding DUF1697 domain-containing protein: MTTWIALLRGINLGSRNRVTMPELRAGLTQLGFANVRTLVQSGNVVLDSELDGDGVARAVSDLVARDFDVVTPTVVRSAAELDDVIARNPMRSEADAEPKLFQVSFLAEEPPSELVEALLSADIGDERVAVSGREIYSHHPGGMQRSKLGRQTTDKKLSVVVTARNWNSVTKLSALARNDD; encoded by the coding sequence ATGACGACCTGGATCGCGCTGCTGCGCGGGATCAACCTCGGCTCGCGAAACCGCGTCACGATGCCTGAGCTGCGCGCCGGGCTCACGCAGCTCGGGTTCGCAAACGTGCGGACACTGGTCCAGAGTGGGAACGTCGTCCTCGACTCCGAGCTCGACGGGGACGGTGTCGCCCGGGCGGTCAGCGACCTCGTCGCACGCGACTTCGACGTCGTGACGCCGACCGTCGTCCGCAGCGCGGCCGAGCTCGACGACGTGATCGCCCGCAACCCGATGCGCTCGGAGGCCGATGCCGAGCCGAAGCTCTTCCAGGTCAGCTTTCTCGCCGAGGAACCACCGTCCGAGCTGGTCGAGGCGCTCCTGAGCGCCGACATCGGCGACGAGCGCGTCGCCGTTTCGGGTCGCGAGATCTATTCGCACCACCCCGGCGGGATGCAGCGCTCGAAGCTCGGCAGACAGACCACCGACAAGAAGCTCAGCGTCGTCGTCACCGCCCGCAACTGGAATTCGGTGACGAAGCTCTCCGCGCTCGCCCGGAACGATGACTGA
- a CDS encoding cytochrome P450 — protein MTSVPVADPARAAEASLPPRPGLSRAMMSAGFMLTPTRFLEACREDCGEYFTLRPQADRRLVVTSDPVAVRQVFKGDPKLLHAGEANIVLAPILGSASTLLLDGAEHLRHRKLLLPPFHGERMRAYEEAITAIAERHVAAWPRGRRFGVLDSMQAITLEVIEQAVLGVESAERRREVSRPLRRLLDMIGSRAWILALIAAGDRSGPRSPWGKLRAARTEADLVLDRQIAERRADAHSDERGDILSLLLDARDEDGDGLSDQALRDELVTLLVAGHETTASALAWTLERLSREPEVLDRLLGSLGTGSDEYIDAVIKESLRLRPVVPAVARRLQTPMRFGPWDLPAGVHIAPSIFLLHRRPDLYPEPLAFRPERFLGDGAPGTYEWIPFGGGVRRCLGASFAMFEIRAVLKVVLARVQLERTPGRRDEGVTRRAITFAPSRGGRIRVASRAVA, from the coding sequence GTGACCTCCGTGCCCGTCGCCGATCCGGCTCGCGCCGCCGAAGCCTCGCTGCCGCCCCGCCCGGGCCTCAGCCGGGCGATGATGAGCGCGGGCTTCATGCTCACGCCGACCCGCTTCCTCGAGGCCTGCCGTGAGGACTGTGGCGAGTACTTCACGCTGCGCCCGCAGGCCGACCGCCGGCTCGTCGTCACCTCGGACCCGGTCGCGGTGCGTCAGGTCTTCAAGGGCGATCCGAAGCTGCTTCACGCCGGCGAGGCGAACATCGTCCTCGCGCCGATCCTCGGCTCGGCATCGACCCTGCTGCTCGACGGGGCCGAGCATCTGCGCCACCGAAAGCTCCTGCTGCCGCCCTTCCACGGCGAGCGGATGCGCGCCTACGAGGAGGCGATCACCGCGATCGCCGAGCGGCACGTCGCCGCCTGGCCGCGCGGGCGGCGCTTCGGCGTACTCGACAGCATGCAGGCGATCACGCTCGAGGTGATCGAGCAGGCCGTGCTCGGCGTTGAGTCGGCCGAGCGGCGCCGCGAGGTCTCGCGCCCGCTGCGCCGACTGCTCGACATGATCGGCTCGCGCGCCTGGATCCTGGCGTTGATCGCGGCCGGCGATCGCAGCGGTCCGCGCAGCCCCTGGGGCAAGCTCCGAGCCGCTCGCACCGAGGCCGACCTCGTGCTCGACCGCCAGATCGCCGAGCGCCGCGCCGACGCTCACTCCGACGAGCGCGGCGACATCCTCTCGCTGCTCCTCGACGCCCGCGACGAGGACGGCGACGGCCTCTCAGACCAGGCGCTCCGCGACGAGCTCGTCACGCTGCTCGTCGCCGGACACGAGACGACCGCCTCGGCACTCGCCTGGACGCTCGAGCGTCTCAGCCGCGAGCCGGAGGTCCTCGATCGGTTGCTCGGGTCGCTCGGCACGGGCTCCGACGAGTACATCGACGCGGTCATCAAGGAGTCGCTGCGGCTGCGACCGGTCGTGCCGGCGGTCGCGCGCCGGCTCCAGACGCCGATGCGGTTCGGTCCATGGGACCTGCCCGCAGGCGTCCACATCGCGCCTTCGATCTTCCTCCTGCACCGCCGACCCGACCTCTACCCCGAGCCGCTCGCGTTCCGCCCGGAACGGTTCCTCGGCGACGGTGCGCCGGGAACCTACGAATGGATCCCGTTCGGTGGCGGCGTGCGGCGCTGTCTCGGCGCGAGCTTCGCGATGTTCGAGATCCGCGCCGTGCTGAAGGTCGTGCTCGCGAGAGTGCAGCTCGAGCGCACTCCCGGCCGCCGCGACGAGGGCGTGACCCGCCGCGCGATCACGTTCGCGCCGTCGCGCGGCGGGCGGATCCGGGTTGCGTCCCGAGCGGTCGCCTAG
- a CDS encoding cyclase family protein: MPAAVGDTAPMPDLKAVLADLKSCRWVDMTHAFEPGTPHYHGFPDEERTVLYDFAEGVGEMGSGFLAHRYSHVGQWGTHCDPPGHFTDGGRLLDELPVTDMISPLVVVDVTEQVGADVDHAVSAADIEAHEAEHGRIEQGDFVALRTGWGERWPDGEAMANKDSDGTSHYPGWGVDALELLVEGRGVVGVGHDMTDTDPGIKVAAGEVPAETYILGADRWQIELLHIPSELPPTGALVVASWPKPKGGSGFPARVFAIAP; encoded by the coding sequence ATGCCCGCGGCCGTTGGGGATACTGCGCCGATGCCCGACCTCAAGGCCGTCCTCGCCGATCTTAAGTCCTGCCGCTGGGTCGATATGACCCACGCCTTCGAGCCCGGGACGCCGCATTACCACGGCTTCCCCGATGAGGAGCGCACCGTCCTCTACGACTTCGCCGAGGGCGTCGGCGAGATGGGCTCGGGCTTCCTCGCCCACCGCTACAGCCACGTCGGCCAGTGGGGCACGCACTGCGACCCGCCGGGTCACTTCACCGACGGCGGGCGGCTGCTCGACGAGCTTCCGGTCACCGACATGATCTCTCCGCTCGTCGTCGTCGACGTGACCGAGCAGGTGGGCGCGGACGTCGACCACGCGGTGTCCGCCGCCGACATCGAGGCTCACGAGGCCGAGCACGGCCGGATCGAGCAGGGCGACTTCGTGGCGCTTCGCACCGGGTGGGGCGAGCGCTGGCCCGACGGCGAGGCGATGGCCAACAAGGACTCCGATGGCACCTCGCACTACCCGGGCTGGGGCGTCGACGCGCTCGAGCTGCTCGTCGAGGGCCGCGGCGTGGTCGGCGTCGGACACGACATGACCGACACGGACCCCGGGATCAAGGTCGCCGCGGGCGAGGTCCCCGCCGAGACCTACATCCTCGGCGCCGATCGCTGGCAGATCGAGCTGCTGCACATCCCGTCCGAGCTGCCGCCGACCGGCGCGCTCGTCGTCGCGAGCTGGCCGAAGCCGAAGGGCGGCTCCGGCTTCCCGGCGCGGGTGTTCGCGATCGCCCCCTAG
- a CDS encoding TetR/AcrR family transcriptional regulator has product MAVRDAAATRRRLLDAASEEFAVHGIAGGRVDRIAANANANKAQIYTYFGSKEGLFDAVFAEMLDAIIDAVPLDAVDLPGYAVALYDEYVARPELIRLATWARLERQPEGDLLGPRVAGELDQKLAAIAAAQASGHVDASLDPGDVYALVTTLSMVWSPASVIVAASKSDPDPVHEHRRELLAEMARRMFAPARASS; this is encoded by the coding sequence ATGGCGGTTCGAGACGCGGCGGCGACCAGGCGAAGGCTGCTCGACGCGGCGAGCGAGGAGTTCGCCGTTCACGGGATCGCGGGCGGCCGGGTGGATCGGATCGCCGCGAACGCGAACGCGAACAAGGCGCAGATCTACACGTACTTCGGGAGCAAGGAGGGCCTCTTCGACGCGGTCTTCGCGGAGATGCTCGACGCGATCATCGATGCGGTCCCGCTCGACGCCGTGGACCTCCCCGGCTACGCGGTCGCTCTCTACGACGAGTACGTCGCCCGGCCCGAGCTCATCAGGCTCGCGACGTGGGCGCGGCTCGAGCGCCAGCCCGAGGGCGACCTGCTCGGTCCGCGCGTCGCCGGTGAGCTCGACCAGAAGCTCGCCGCGATCGCCGCCGCCCAGGCGTCGGGACACGTCGACGCGTCGCTGGACCCCGGTGACGTCTACGCGCTCGTCACCACGCTCTCGATGGTCTGGTCGCCGGCCAGCGTCATCGTCGCCGCGTCGAAGTCGGACCCGGACCCGGTCCACGAGCACCGCCGCGAGTTGCTCGCGGAGATGGCGCGCCGGATGTTTGCCCCGGCGCGAGCTTCGTCCTGA
- a CDS encoding alpha/beta hydrolase — MTEPIFEAFEERRITVPRGEINVRVGGSGPPLLLLHGWPQTHLMWHAVAAGLSDRFTIVAADLPGYGNSFRPEPTDDHAPHSKRAMASDLIAAMAVLGYGRFALAGHDRGGRVAYRMALDRPDAVSALAVLDIVPTGEVWNRADATFAVGYWHWGFLAQAAPLPERLIAADREMFWVAVERMGLGRDAGRYPEEVLEAYRTALEDPAVVEAMCEDYRAGASIDRELDDAAASEGRRIECPSLALWGSRGALPLFYEDPLEPWRRFAPDIEGRAIEATHFLAEDRPDEVAAALAAHFDRPARSNVPD; from the coding sequence ATGACTGAGCCGATCTTCGAGGCGTTCGAGGAGCGACGGATCACGGTTCCGCGCGGCGAGATCAACGTCCGCGTCGGCGGGAGCGGGCCCCCGCTGCTCCTGCTCCACGGCTGGCCGCAGACGCATTTGATGTGGCATGCCGTCGCGGCCGGGCTCAGCGACCGATTCACGATCGTCGCCGCCGACCTCCCCGGCTACGGAAACTCGTTTCGTCCCGAGCCCACCGATGACCACGCGCCGCATTCCAAACGCGCGATGGCCTCTGACCTGATCGCGGCGATGGCGGTGCTCGGCTACGGCCGCTTCGCGCTCGCCGGTCACGACCGCGGCGGCCGCGTCGCCTACCGGATGGCGCTCGACCGCCCCGACGCGGTGTCGGCGCTCGCGGTTCTCGACATCGTGCCGACGGGTGAGGTCTGGAACCGGGCCGACGCGACGTTCGCGGTCGGCTACTGGCACTGGGGCTTCCTCGCCCAGGCCGCCCCGCTTCCCGAGCGCCTGATCGCCGCCGACCGCGAGATGTTCTGGGTCGCCGTCGAGCGCATGGGTCTCGGTCGCGACGCCGGGCGCTATCCCGAGGAGGTGCTCGAGGCCTACCGCACCGCGCTCGAGGACCCGGCCGTCGTCGAGGCGATGTGCGAGGACTACCGGGCCGGCGCGAGCATCGACCGTGAACTCGACGACGCCGCCGCGAGCGAAGGTCGCAGGATCGAGTGCCCCTCGCTGGCGCTGTGGGGGTCGCGGGGAGCGCTTCCGCTCTTCTACGAGGACCCGCTCGAACCGTGGCGGCGATTCGCCCCCGACATCGAGGGCCGCGCGATCGAAGCCACGCACTTCCTCGCCGAGGACCGCCCCGACGAGGTCGCGGCGGCACTCGCCGCTCACTTCGACCGCCCGGCGCGGTCGAACGTCCCGGACTGA
- a CDS encoding DUF503 domain-containing protein: MNAFVCLIEARLRLADSHDLKAKRKHVKSVKERLRARLGAAVAEIEGHDAWQSATLLVAVVGEGSEIEARADAAERLIESRFPDGCSFERTLRSLEDLRD; this comes from the coding sequence GTGAACGCTTTCGTCTGCCTCATCGAGGCGCGTCTCCGGCTTGCCGACTCACACGACCTCAAGGCGAAGCGAAAGCACGTCAAGTCGGTCAAGGAAAGGCTGCGCGCGCGGCTCGGGGCTGCCGTCGCGGAGATCGAAGGCCATGACGCCTGGCAGTCGGCGACGCTGCTCGTCGCGGTCGTCGGCGAGGGCTCCGAGATCGAGGCGAGGGCCGACGCCGCCGAGCGCCTGATCGAGTCGCGCTTCCCCGACGGCTGCAGCTTCGAGCGCACGCTGCGAAGCCTCGAGGACCTGCGCGACTGA
- a CDS encoding aldo/keto reductase: MGMTMAYGPGGDEARSIEVIRRAHALGVTMIDTAELYGGGTGSNEKLVGRASEGIRDDLVLATKFGFVLPLPEDRPPTFDSRPEHIREVTENSLRHLGTDHIDVLYQHRVDPDVPIEDVAGAVGELVTEGKVRYLGLSEAGPDEIRRAHGEFPVSVLQSEYSIFERAVETEVLPTIRELGIGFVAYSPLGRGFLTSEVKPASEYPQDDMRSWDERWQPGNYERNVEAIERLQALAAEKDVTVTQLALAWLLAQGDDIVPIPGTRNVDRLAENAAAADIELSDADLGQIGEIVPDGAFGARYPESMMPSWS; this comes from the coding sequence ATGGGGATGACCATGGCCTACGGGCCCGGAGGCGACGAGGCGCGAAGCATCGAGGTGATCCGTCGCGCGCACGCCCTCGGAGTCACGATGATCGACACGGCGGAGCTCTACGGCGGCGGCACGGGCTCGAACGAGAAGCTCGTCGGCCGCGCCTCCGAGGGGATTCGCGACGACCTCGTGCTGGCGACCAAGTTCGGCTTCGTGCTTCCGCTGCCCGAGGACCGGCCGCCCACCTTCGACAGCCGCCCCGAGCACATTCGCGAGGTGACCGAGAACAGCCTGCGCCACCTCGGCACCGACCACATCGACGTGCTCTATCAGCACCGCGTCGATCCCGATGTGCCGATCGAGGACGTCGCCGGGGCGGTCGGCGAGCTGGTCACCGAGGGCAAGGTCCGCTACCTCGGTCTGAGCGAGGCGGGGCCCGACGAGATCCGGCGCGCACACGGTGAGTTCCCGGTTTCGGTGCTGCAGTCGGAGTACTCGATATTCGAGCGCGCCGTCGAGACGGAGGTCCTGCCGACGATCCGCGAGCTCGGGATCGGGTTCGTCGCGTACTCGCCGCTCGGTCGCGGCTTCCTGACCTCTGAGGTGAAGCCGGCGTCCGAGTACCCGCAGGACGACATGCGCTCGTGGGACGAGCGCTGGCAGCCGGGCAACTACGAGCGCAACGTCGAGGCGATCGAACGACTGCAGGCACTCGCCGCGGAGAAGGACGTCACGGTCACGCAGCTCGCGCTCGCGTGGCTGCTGGCCCAGGGCGACGACATCGTCCCGATCCCCGGCACCCGCAACGTCGACAGGCTCGCCGAGAACGCCGCGGCGGCCGACATCGAGCTCAGCGATGCCGATCTCGGGCAAATCGGCGAGATCGTCCCCGACGGGGCGTTCGGAGCTCGCTACCCAGAGTCGATGATGCCGAGCTGGTCCTAG